Proteins from one Megalopta genalis isolate 19385.01 chromosome 1, iyMegGena1_principal, whole genome shotgun sequence genomic window:
- the LOC117223595 gene encoding glutathione S-transferase LANCL1 isoform X1, with protein sequence MLRRFFSILSKRQTVNSVQENIMESTRYYDNPFEDYPNPKAEQLVNAATKEINEEYKEIIYKGTKKLLDRLEENQKHWLSHDDYSVYTGSAGIAYLFYHCGKCLDEPAYIDKAEELLRTCVSKFRSRREVTFLTGITGPLALYAVVLHSQGNKEELKNIITKLKSLSPHVLNEDNDLPDELLYGRVGYLFALLFLNKHISPPPIEDKLIKQVIAITIKSGNIYASSRKYKTPIMYAWHNSEYLGGAHGLGGILYLLLQARPYLTQSQLENDINPALQFLQNLRYPSGNFPSSIGSNTDKLVHWCHGAPGMPMLFCLAYEIYEDKKYLDTALQCGEVIWKRGLLKKGYGICHGVAGNAYAFLCLFQQTKDIKHLYRACKFAEWCIDYGTHQTRSPDRPFSLFEGLAGTIYFLLDMQNPSSAKFPAYSV encoded by the exons ATGTTACGACGGTTTTTCTCCATACTGTCGAAAAGACAG ACTGTAAACAGTGTTCAAGAAAATATCATGGAGAGCACCAGGTACTATGACAATCCTTTTGAGGACTATCCTAATCCAAAAGCTGAACAACTTGTGAATGCTGCAACAAAGGAG ATCAATGAagaatataaagaaataatatataagggTACAAAGAAATTACTGGATCGATTAGAAGAGAACCAGAAGCATTGGTTATCCCATGACGATTATTCCGTGTATACAGGATCAGCTGGGATTGCATATCTCTTTTACCATTGTGGCAAATGTTTGGATGAACCTGCTTACATTGAT AAAGCAGAAGAACTATTGAGAACATGTGTGAGCAAATTCAGAAGTAGGCGTGAAGTTACATTTCTAACTGGCATTACTGGTCCATTGGCTCTGTATGCAGTCGTTCTTCATTCGCAAGGGAATaaagaagaattaaaaaatataataactaa ATTGAAGTCATTATCACCTCATGTTTTGAATGAAGATAATGATTTACCCGATGAACTGCTTTATGGACGAGTTGGATATTTATTTGCCCTTCTGTTCTTGAATAAACATATATCTCCTCCACCCATAGAGGATAAGCTTATCAAACAg GTCATTGCAATCACAATCAAATCAGGAAATATATATGCCTCATCGAGGAAATACAAAACACCCATAATGTATGCTTGGCATAATTCAGAATATCTCGGCGGTGCACATGGATTAGGTGGAATACTTTATCTGTTATTGCAA GCACGACCATACTTAACACAATCTCAGTTGGAAAACGATATAAACCCAGCATTACAATTTCTTCAAAACTTACGTTATCCTTCTGGAAATTTTCCATCATCCATTGGAAGCAATACAGACAAATTGGTACATTGGTGTCATGGTGCACCTGGAATGCCCATGTTATTCTGTTTAGCGTATGAG ATATATGAAGACAAGAAGTACCTGGACACCGCTCTACAATGCGGCGAAGTGATTTGGAAGAGAGGTCTACTTAAAAAGGGGTATGGAATATGTCACGGGGTTGCTGGAAATGCTTATGCATTCCTATGTCTTTTCCAACAAACAAAA GATATAAAACATTTGTACAGAGCTTGCAAGTTTGCAGAATGGTGCATCGATTATGGAACACATCAAACGAGATCTCCTGATAGACCATTTTCATTATTTGAAG GTCTTGCCGGTACGATTTACTTCTTACTTGATATGCAAAATCCATCTTCGGCTAAATTTCCAGCTTACTCGGTGTAA
- the LOC117223595 gene encoding glutathione S-transferase LANCL1 isoform X2, with amino-acid sequence MESTRYYDNPFEDYPNPKAEQLVNAATKEINEEYKEIIYKGTKKLLDRLEENQKHWLSHDDYSVYTGSAGIAYLFYHCGKCLDEPAYIDKAEELLRTCVSKFRSRREVTFLTGITGPLALYAVVLHSQGNKEELKNIITKLKSLSPHVLNEDNDLPDELLYGRVGYLFALLFLNKHISPPPIEDKLIKQVIAITIKSGNIYASSRKYKTPIMYAWHNSEYLGGAHGLGGILYLLLQARPYLTQSQLENDINPALQFLQNLRYPSGNFPSSIGSNTDKLVHWCHGAPGMPMLFCLAYEIYEDKKYLDTALQCGEVIWKRGLLKKGYGICHGVAGNAYAFLCLFQQTKDIKHLYRACKFAEWCIDYGTHQTRSPDRPFSLFEGLAGTIYFLLDMQNPSSAKFPAYSV; translated from the exons ATGGAGAGCACCAGGTACTATGACAATCCTTTTGAGGACTATCCTAATCCAAAAGCTGAACAACTTGTGAATGCTGCAACAAAGGAG ATCAATGAagaatataaagaaataatatataagggTACAAAGAAATTACTGGATCGATTAGAAGAGAACCAGAAGCATTGGTTATCCCATGACGATTATTCCGTGTATACAGGATCAGCTGGGATTGCATATCTCTTTTACCATTGTGGCAAATGTTTGGATGAACCTGCTTACATTGAT AAAGCAGAAGAACTATTGAGAACATGTGTGAGCAAATTCAGAAGTAGGCGTGAAGTTACATTTCTAACTGGCATTACTGGTCCATTGGCTCTGTATGCAGTCGTTCTTCATTCGCAAGGGAATaaagaagaattaaaaaatataataactaa ATTGAAGTCATTATCACCTCATGTTTTGAATGAAGATAATGATTTACCCGATGAACTGCTTTATGGACGAGTTGGATATTTATTTGCCCTTCTGTTCTTGAATAAACATATATCTCCTCCACCCATAGAGGATAAGCTTATCAAACAg GTCATTGCAATCACAATCAAATCAGGAAATATATATGCCTCATCGAGGAAATACAAAACACCCATAATGTATGCTTGGCATAATTCAGAATATCTCGGCGGTGCACATGGATTAGGTGGAATACTTTATCTGTTATTGCAA GCACGACCATACTTAACACAATCTCAGTTGGAAAACGATATAAACCCAGCATTACAATTTCTTCAAAACTTACGTTATCCTTCTGGAAATTTTCCATCATCCATTGGAAGCAATACAGACAAATTGGTACATTGGTGTCATGGTGCACCTGGAATGCCCATGTTATTCTGTTTAGCGTATGAG ATATATGAAGACAAGAAGTACCTGGACACCGCTCTACAATGCGGCGAAGTGATTTGGAAGAGAGGTCTACTTAAAAAGGGGTATGGAATATGTCACGGGGTTGCTGGAAATGCTTATGCATTCCTATGTCTTTTCCAACAAACAAAA GATATAAAACATTTGTACAGAGCTTGCAAGTTTGCAGAATGGTGCATCGATTATGGAACACATCAAACGAGATCTCCTGATAGACCATTTTCATTATTTGAAG GTCTTGCCGGTACGATTTACTTCTTACTTGATATGCAAAATCCATCTTCGGCTAAATTTCCAGCTTACTCGGTGTAA
- the LOC143258827 gene encoding uncharacterized protein LOC143258827 has translation MAVRLTMLAVLLLVGACLAYPQKDGQIFSNEAIKQAQNTYLIPKDATIQKVQEGIELAAYESIPGDQKINLFEILGDHVPPEVVNNLQAQIDQIGRP, from the coding sequence ATGGCTGTTCGCTTAACGATGCTGGCGGTACTGCTTCTGGTTGGTGCATGCTTGGCGTACCCGCAAAAGGACGGTCAAATTTTCAGCAATGAGGCTATAAAACAGGCGCAAAATACTTATCTTATTCCAAAGGACGCGACGATACAGAAAGTACAAGAAGGCATCGAGTTGGCGGCGTACGAATCGATCCCCGGCGATCAGAAGATCAATCTTTTCGAAATCCTGGGTGACCATGTGCCACCGGAAGTGGTGAACAATCTTCAAGCTCAGATCGATCAGATAGGACGACCTTAG
- the dre4 gene encoding SPT16 homolog, facilitates chromatin remodeling subunit dre4 isoform X1 produces MANVSVDKDTFFRRMKRLYAAWKDGEVGTDDSFSKMDCLVSAVGTDEDIVYSKSTALQTWLLSYELTDTIMILAEDSVNFLASKKKIEFLRKLENQKSEETGVPPVKLLVRDRNDEDKANFAKLIEIIKQSKKGKTLGVFSKENYPGAFMDAWRAALKSESFDTVDVSAAAAYVMCPKEDAEILTIKKACLVSVDVFTKYLKDQIMEIIDSDKKVKHSKLAEGVDAAITNKKYVTGVDVTQVDMCYPAIIQSGGNYSLKFSVVSDKNTLHFGVIVCSLGARYKSYCSNIVRTLLVNPTKTIEDNYNFLLQLEEEILKKLTSGTKISEVYEAGVKYVKDEKPNMLDHLTKNFGFAMGIEFRESSLLIGPKTHAVVKKGMVFNVNVGLSNLSNSEANEKEGKMYALFIGDTVMVNEGQPATNLTPSKKKVKNVGIFVKDEEEEEEEGSGKENEPKPEMPLGRGKRTAVIESKLRTEHSSEEKRKQHQKELAQQLNEVAKARLAQQSGGKEQEKIRKSTVSYKSLSHMPREPEVKELKLYVDKKYETVILPIFGIPVPFHISTIKNISQSVEGDYTYLRINFFHPGATMGRNEGGTYPQPDATFVKEVTYRSTNTKEPGEISAPSSNLNTAFRLIKEVQKKFKNREAEEREKEDLVKQDTLILSQNKGNPKLKDLYIRPNIVSKRMTGGLEAHVNGFRYTSVRGDKVDILYNNIKNAFFQPCDGEMIILLHFHLKHAIMFGKKKHVDVQFYTEVGEITTDLGKHQHMHDRDDLAAEQSERELRHKLKTAFKSFCEKVESMTKQEIEFDTPFRELGFPGAPFRSTVLLQPTSGCLVNLTEWPPFVITLEDVELVHFERVQFHLKNFDMIFVFKDYHRKVAMLNAIPMNLLDHVKEWLNSCDIRYTEGVQSLNWTKIMKTITDDPVGFFDNGGWTFLDPESDAENDEVEDEEEEEDDAYEPTDLDSEEESDDDSEYSEASEDSDSEEEELGSSEESGKDWSDLEREAAEEDKERGDDQFRDDYNSSKKKKSNRKHSPSLSKDRHNSKHKSSSSSKDKSKSSSSSKDKKSSSSDKHRSDRSRSGGSHKKASPSKSSKYSPKKSDRHDKHKSSHSSSSSKKRSRDDSAERNDRGSKRSKK; encoded by the exons ATGGCAAACGTATCTGTTGACAAAGACACATTCTTTCGGCGTATGAAGCGTCTTTACGCCGCGTGGAAG GATGGAGAAGTTGGTACAGATGACAGTTTTAGTAAAATGGATTGTCTCGTCTCTGCCGTGGGTACAGACGAGGATATTGTTTATAGTAAATCAACAGCGTTGCAA ACATGGCTACTCAGTTATGAACTTACCGATACTATAATGATTTTGGCGGAAGATTCTGTCAATTTTCTGGCTAGTAagaagaaaattgaatttttaagaAAGTTAGAGAACCAAAAGTCAGAAGAAACTGGGGTGCCTCCTGTAAAACTGCTTGTGAGAGACAGA AATGACGAAGATAAAGCCAACTTTGCCAAACTCattgaaattataaaacaaagcaAGAAGGGTAAAACATTAGGCGTGTTTTCAAAAGAAAATTATCCAGGTGCCTTTATGGATGCATGGAGAGCTGCATTGAAGTCTGAGTCTTTTGATACG GTTGATGTAAGTGCTGCAGCTGCATATGTAATGTGTCCAAAAGAGGATGCTGAAATTCTCACCATAAAGAAAGCATGTCTGGTGTCTGTAGATGTTTTCACAAAGTACCTTAAAGATCAGATTATGGAAATTATAGATTCTGACAAA aaAGTTAAACACTCAAAGCTTGCAGAAGGTGTAGACGCAGCTATAACAAATAAGAAGTATGTAACTGGCGTCGATGTTACCCAAGTAGACATGTGTTATCCAGCGATAATACAAAGCGGTGGAAACTATTCCCTAAAATTCAGCGTTGTTAGTGATAAGAACACTTTGCATTTTGGTGTCATTGTTTGTTCACTTGGAGCACGGTACAAGTCTTATTGTTCTAACATAGTCAGAACACTGCTGGTAAATCCCACGAAAACGATCGAG GATAATTacaattttcttttacaattggAAGAAGAGATTTTAAAGAAATTGACATCCGGAACAAAGATAAGTGAAGTATACGAAGCTGGTGTGAAATATGTAAAGGACGAGAAACCAAATATGTTAGACCATTTAACCAAAAACTTTGGATTTGCTATGGGTATTGAATTTAGAGAAAGCTCCCTGCTTATTGGTCCAAAGACCCATGCGGTAGTGAAGAAAGGCATGGTATTTAATGTTAACGTCGGGTTGTCGAATCTCTCGAATTCGGAAGCCAATGAGAAAGAAGGAAAAATGTATGCTCTTTTTATCGGTGACACTGTCATGGTTAATGAAGGTCAACCAGCTACGAACTTGACACCGTcaaagaaaaaagttaaaaatgttGGTATATTCGTGAAGgatgaagaggaagaagaagaagaaggaagtgGGAAGGAGAACGAACCTAAGCCCGAGATGCCTCTTGGCCGTGGTAAGAGAACTGCGGTCATAGAATCCAAGTTGAGAACGGAGCATAGCTCGgaagagaaaagaaaacaaCATCAGAAGGAACTGGcgcaacaattgaacgaagtaGCGAAAGCTCGGTTAGCTCAGCAATCTGGTGGAAAAGAACAGGAAAAAATACGAAAATCGACTGTATCGTACAAAAGTTTGAGTCACATGCCTCGTGAACCGGAAGTCAAAGAATTGAAGTTATATGTTG ataaaaaatatgaaacggTAATTCTACCGATTTTTGGTATCCCAGTACCCTTTCACATATCCAccattaaaaatatttctcaATCCGTCGAAGGAGATTATACGTATCTGAGAATCAACTTTTTCCATCCTGGTGCTACAATGGGACGTAACGAAGGTGGAACTTATCCACAACCAGATGCTACATTCGTCAAGGAAGT AACATATCGAAGTACAAACACCAAAGAACCTGGTGAAATTTCGGCACCGTCGTCCAATTTAAACACAGCCTTCAGATTGATTAAAGAAGTCCAAAAGAAATTCAAGAACAGAGAAGcagaggaaagagagaaagaagatcTGGTGAAGCAGgatacattgatattgtcgCAAAACAAGGGCAACCCTAAACTGAAAGATTTATACATTCGACCAAACATAGTCTCGAAAAGGATGACCGGAGGTTTGGAGGCACATGTTAATGGATTCCGATATACTTCGGTCAGAGGGGACAAAGTCGATATtctttacaataatattaagaaCGCCTTCTTCCAACCATGTGATGGAGAAATGATTATATTGCTTCACTTTCACTTGAAGCATGCTATAATGTTTGGAAAGAAAAAGCACGTGGATGTGCAGTTTTATACAGAAGTAGGCGAGATCACGACGGATTTAGGGAAGCATCAGCATATGCATGATCGCGACGATCTGGCTGCTGAGCAATCCGAGCGAGAGCTCAGGCACAAGTTGAAAACCGCTTTTAAAAGTTTCTGCGAGAAGGTTGAGAGCATGACTAAACAAGAAATTGAATTCGATACGCCGTTCCGGGAACTAGGATTCCCTGGAGCACCGTTCAGGAGCACTGTTCTTTTGCAACCTACTAGTGGTTGCTTAGTCAACCTTACAGAATGGCCTCCGTTTGTTATCACATTAGAGGACGTTGAGCTGGTCCATTTCGAGAGAGTACAATTCCATCTGAAAAACTTCGATATGATCTTCGTCTTCAAAGACTATCATAGAAAAGTTGCGATGCTGAATGCCATTCCTATGAACTTGCTGGATCATGTAAAGGAATGGTTGAACTCCTGCGACATTAGATACACGGAGGGTGTACAGTCTCTGAATTggaccaaaattatgaaaacaaTTACGGACGACCCTGTTGGCTTCTTTGATAATGGCGGTTGGACCTTTTTGGACCCAGAGAGCGACGCAGAAAATGATGAGGTGGAGgacgaagaggaagaggaggacgatGCTTACGAG CCAACTGATTTAGACAGTGAAGAGGAATCAGATGATGATTCTGAGTACTCTGAAGCTTCTGAAGACTCAGACagtgaag AAGAAGAACTGGGCAGTTCTGAAGAATCTGGTAAAGATTGGTCAGACTTGGAACGAGAAGCGGCCGAGGAAGATAAAGAAAGAGGAGACGACCAATTCCGTGATGATTATAATTCTAGCAAAAAGAAGAAGTCCAACCGCAAACATTCACCTTCGCTATCAAAAGACAG ACACAACTCGAAACATAAGAGCTCTTCCAGTAGTAAAGACAAAAGTAAATCATCGTCCAGCAGTAAAGACAAAAAATCCTCATCGTCGGACAAACACAG ATCGGATCGATCACGGAGTGGGGGATCGCACAAGAAAGCGTCTCCTTCCAAATCGTCCAAATACAG TCCCAAGAAGAGCGACAGACACGACAAACACAAATCGAGCCATTCTTCATCTAGCAGTAAGAAACGATCTCGCGATGACAGTGCCGAAAGAAACGACAGGGGGTCGAAGAGGTCTAA GAAGTGA
- the LOC117223596 gene encoding very-long-chain 3-oxoacyl-CoA reductase-like, translating to MLIEKIGYAAIIYWGYKLARNVIYKIYRNYTASTVDLYTMGKWAVITGCSHGIGRAYAEALAKIGMNVILVSPDNEALKTIAAGIEEMYNVKTKVIKLDLSEGLDTYNVIEKEMFGLEIGVLINNLGMSYPHPEYFLDLPHKEKIYMSIVHCNVVVVTNMCRILLPQMVVRGRGVIVNVSSMVAVLPSPLLTVFAATKAYIVKFSRDLQIEYAKHGIIVQCLLPGTVTNHTLYSPKPGWMVPTPEKYVQSAMKSIGKDTVTTGFLQHSILIAMIKLLYRVSPTSIIIWMINIMEGNRNNVLRRYIG from the coding sequence ATGCTGATCGAGAAGATAGGTTATGCGGCGATCATATATTGGGGATACAAGCTGGCGCGCAATGTGATCTACAAGATTTATAGGAATTACACGGCGTCGACCGTCGATTTGTACACGATGGGCAAATGGGCGGTGATAACCGGATGCTCCCACGGTATCGGACGAGCGTACGCGGAAGCGTTGGCCAAGATAGGGATGAACGTGATCCTCGTCAGTCCCGACAACGAGGCTCTGAAAACGATCGCGGCCGGTATCGAGGAGATGTACAACGTGAAAACGAAAGTGATCAAACTGGATCTGTCGGAGGGCCTGGACACGTACAACGTGATCGAGAAAGAGATGTTCGGCTTGGAGATCGGCGTGCTGATCAACAACTTGGGCATGTCTTATCCGCATCCGGAATACTTTCTCGATCTTCCGCACAAAGAGAAGATCTACATGAGCATCGTTCACTgcaacgtcgtcgtcgtcacgaACATGTGCCGCATCCTGCTTCCGCAAATGGTCGTTAGAGGGAGGGGCGTGATAGTGAACGTATCATCCATGGTCGCTGTGCTGCCAAGCCCGCTTTTAACGGTCTTCGCAGCCACCAAGGCGTACATCGTTAAATTCAGCAGGGACCTACAAATCGAGTACGCGAAACACGGTATAATCGTGCAGTGTTTGCTACCCGGAACGGTGACGAATCATACATTGTATTCGCCGAAACCGGGATGGATGGTACCGACGCCGGAAAAATATGTGCAAAGTGCAATGAAGTCCATAGGGAAGGACACCGTGACCACCGGTTTTCTCCAACATTCGATTCTGATCGCGATGATCAAGCTGTTGTACCGGGTGTCGCCCACTTCCATTATCATTTGGATGATCAATATCATGGAGGGAAATCGGAATAATGTGCTGCGTCGTTACATTGgataa
- the dre4 gene encoding SPT16 homolog, facilitates chromatin remodeling subunit dre4 isoform X2, with the protein MANVSVDKDTFFRRMKRLYAAWKDGEVGTDDSFSKMDCLVSAVGTDEDIVYSKSTALQTWLLSYELTDTIMILAEDSVNFLASKKKIEFLRKLENQKSEETGVPPVKLLVRDRNDEDKANFAKLIEIIKQSKKGKTLGVFSKENYPGAFMDAWRAALKSESFDTVDVSAAAAYVMCPKEDAEILTIKKACLVSVDVFTKYLKDQIMEIIDSDKKVKHSKLAEGVDAAITNKKYVTGVDVTQVDMCYPAIIQSGGNYSLKFSVVSDKNTLHFGVIVCSLGARYKSYCSNIVRTLLVNPTKTIEDNYNFLLQLEEEILKKLTSGTKISEVYEAGVKYVKDEKPNMLDHLTKNFGFAMGIEFRESSLLIGPKTHAVVKKGMVFNVNVGLSNLSNSEANEKEGKMYALFIGDTVMVNEGQPATNLTPSKKKVKNVGIFVKDEEEEEEEGSGKENEPKPEMPLGRGKRTAVIESKLRTEHSSEEKRKQHQKELAQQLNEVAKARLAQQSGGKEQEKIRKSTVSYKSLSHMPREPEVKELKLYVDKKYETVILPIFGIPVPFHISTIKNISQSVEGDYTYLRINFFHPGATMGRNEGGTYPQPDATFVKEVTYRSTNTKEPGEISAPSSNLNTAFRLIKEVQKKFKNREAEEREKEDLVKQDTLILSQNKGNPKLKDLYIRPNIVSKRMTGGLEAHVNGFRYTSVRGDKVDILYNNIKNAFFQPCDGEMIILLHFHLKHAIMFGKKKHVDVQFYTEVGEITTDLGKHQHMHDRDDLAAEQSERELRHKLKTAFKSFCEKVESMTKQEIEFDTPFRELGFPGAPFRSTVLLQPTSGCLVNLTEWPPFVITLEDVELVHFERVQFHLKNFDMIFVFKDYHRKVAMLNAIPMNLLDHVKEWLNSCDIRYTEGVQSLNWTKIMKTITDDPVGFFDNGGWTFLDPESDAENDEVEDEEEEEDDAYEPTDLDSEEESDDDSEYSEASEDSDSEEEELGSSEESGKDWSDLEREAAEEDKERGDDQFRDDYNSSKKKKSNRKHSPSLSKDRHNSKHKSSSSSKDKSKSSSSSKDKKSSSSDKHSPKKSDRHDKHKSSHSSSSSKKRSRDDSAERNDRGSKRSKK; encoded by the exons ATGGCAAACGTATCTGTTGACAAAGACACATTCTTTCGGCGTATGAAGCGTCTTTACGCCGCGTGGAAG GATGGAGAAGTTGGTACAGATGACAGTTTTAGTAAAATGGATTGTCTCGTCTCTGCCGTGGGTACAGACGAGGATATTGTTTATAGTAAATCAACAGCGTTGCAA ACATGGCTACTCAGTTATGAACTTACCGATACTATAATGATTTTGGCGGAAGATTCTGTCAATTTTCTGGCTAGTAagaagaaaattgaatttttaagaAAGTTAGAGAACCAAAAGTCAGAAGAAACTGGGGTGCCTCCTGTAAAACTGCTTGTGAGAGACAGA AATGACGAAGATAAAGCCAACTTTGCCAAACTCattgaaattataaaacaaagcaAGAAGGGTAAAACATTAGGCGTGTTTTCAAAAGAAAATTATCCAGGTGCCTTTATGGATGCATGGAGAGCTGCATTGAAGTCTGAGTCTTTTGATACG GTTGATGTAAGTGCTGCAGCTGCATATGTAATGTGTCCAAAAGAGGATGCTGAAATTCTCACCATAAAGAAAGCATGTCTGGTGTCTGTAGATGTTTTCACAAAGTACCTTAAAGATCAGATTATGGAAATTATAGATTCTGACAAA aaAGTTAAACACTCAAAGCTTGCAGAAGGTGTAGACGCAGCTATAACAAATAAGAAGTATGTAACTGGCGTCGATGTTACCCAAGTAGACATGTGTTATCCAGCGATAATACAAAGCGGTGGAAACTATTCCCTAAAATTCAGCGTTGTTAGTGATAAGAACACTTTGCATTTTGGTGTCATTGTTTGTTCACTTGGAGCACGGTACAAGTCTTATTGTTCTAACATAGTCAGAACACTGCTGGTAAATCCCACGAAAACGATCGAG GATAATTacaattttcttttacaattggAAGAAGAGATTTTAAAGAAATTGACATCCGGAACAAAGATAAGTGAAGTATACGAAGCTGGTGTGAAATATGTAAAGGACGAGAAACCAAATATGTTAGACCATTTAACCAAAAACTTTGGATTTGCTATGGGTATTGAATTTAGAGAAAGCTCCCTGCTTATTGGTCCAAAGACCCATGCGGTAGTGAAGAAAGGCATGGTATTTAATGTTAACGTCGGGTTGTCGAATCTCTCGAATTCGGAAGCCAATGAGAAAGAAGGAAAAATGTATGCTCTTTTTATCGGTGACACTGTCATGGTTAATGAAGGTCAACCAGCTACGAACTTGACACCGTcaaagaaaaaagttaaaaatgttGGTATATTCGTGAAGgatgaagaggaagaagaagaagaaggaagtgGGAAGGAGAACGAACCTAAGCCCGAGATGCCTCTTGGCCGTGGTAAGAGAACTGCGGTCATAGAATCCAAGTTGAGAACGGAGCATAGCTCGgaagagaaaagaaaacaaCATCAGAAGGAACTGGcgcaacaattgaacgaagtaGCGAAAGCTCGGTTAGCTCAGCAATCTGGTGGAAAAGAACAGGAAAAAATACGAAAATCGACTGTATCGTACAAAAGTTTGAGTCACATGCCTCGTGAACCGGAAGTCAAAGAATTGAAGTTATATGTTG ataaaaaatatgaaacggTAATTCTACCGATTTTTGGTATCCCAGTACCCTTTCACATATCCAccattaaaaatatttctcaATCCGTCGAAGGAGATTATACGTATCTGAGAATCAACTTTTTCCATCCTGGTGCTACAATGGGACGTAACGAAGGTGGAACTTATCCACAACCAGATGCTACATTCGTCAAGGAAGT AACATATCGAAGTACAAACACCAAAGAACCTGGTGAAATTTCGGCACCGTCGTCCAATTTAAACACAGCCTTCAGATTGATTAAAGAAGTCCAAAAGAAATTCAAGAACAGAGAAGcagaggaaagagagaaagaagatcTGGTGAAGCAGgatacattgatattgtcgCAAAACAAGGGCAACCCTAAACTGAAAGATTTATACATTCGACCAAACATAGTCTCGAAAAGGATGACCGGAGGTTTGGAGGCACATGTTAATGGATTCCGATATACTTCGGTCAGAGGGGACAAAGTCGATATtctttacaataatattaagaaCGCCTTCTTCCAACCATGTGATGGAGAAATGATTATATTGCTTCACTTTCACTTGAAGCATGCTATAATGTTTGGAAAGAAAAAGCACGTGGATGTGCAGTTTTATACAGAAGTAGGCGAGATCACGACGGATTTAGGGAAGCATCAGCATATGCATGATCGCGACGATCTGGCTGCTGAGCAATCCGAGCGAGAGCTCAGGCACAAGTTGAAAACCGCTTTTAAAAGTTTCTGCGAGAAGGTTGAGAGCATGACTAAACAAGAAATTGAATTCGATACGCCGTTCCGGGAACTAGGATTCCCTGGAGCACCGTTCAGGAGCACTGTTCTTTTGCAACCTACTAGTGGTTGCTTAGTCAACCTTACAGAATGGCCTCCGTTTGTTATCACATTAGAGGACGTTGAGCTGGTCCATTTCGAGAGAGTACAATTCCATCTGAAAAACTTCGATATGATCTTCGTCTTCAAAGACTATCATAGAAAAGTTGCGATGCTGAATGCCATTCCTATGAACTTGCTGGATCATGTAAAGGAATGGTTGAACTCCTGCGACATTAGATACACGGAGGGTGTACAGTCTCTGAATTggaccaaaattatgaaaacaaTTACGGACGACCCTGTTGGCTTCTTTGATAATGGCGGTTGGACCTTTTTGGACCCAGAGAGCGACGCAGAAAATGATGAGGTGGAGgacgaagaggaagaggaggacgatGCTTACGAG CCAACTGATTTAGACAGTGAAGAGGAATCAGATGATGATTCTGAGTACTCTGAAGCTTCTGAAGACTCAGACagtgaag AAGAAGAACTGGGCAGTTCTGAAGAATCTGGTAAAGATTGGTCAGACTTGGAACGAGAAGCGGCCGAGGAAGATAAAGAAAGAGGAGACGACCAATTCCGTGATGATTATAATTCTAGCAAAAAGAAGAAGTCCAACCGCAAACATTCACCTTCGCTATCAAAAGACAG ACACAACTCGAAACATAAGAGCTCTTCCAGTAGTAAAGACAAAAGTAAATCATCGTCCAGCAGTAAAGACAAAAAATCCTCATCGTCGGACAAACACAG TCCCAAGAAGAGCGACAGACACGACAAACACAAATCGAGCCATTCTTCATCTAGCAGTAAGAAACGATCTCGCGATGACAGTGCCGAAAGAAACGACAGGGGGTCGAAGAGGTCTAA GAAGTGA